The following coding sequences lie in one Colias croceus chromosome 1, ilColCroc2.1 genomic window:
- the LOC123692690 gene encoding uncharacterized protein LOC123692690 isoform X2, with the protein MPIAVRRGRVAVFHREGSLEVVGIEALRNNHALSIVILFNMSTEEFVEYCKKRNPSSTWNYFLTSSDRQSAKCKICSRVIKTSGSSTSGLHGHLRSRHKIKLDFAKKCSEKASSRVQSEEHNMTLDTNLVIVKQEPITAEISFEGEVQNDESIDDEPIAKKIKQGDDRSESESMKLLIARMAALDGISLSNFCTSLDLRCLFANVGFELPTSVAEVINILTAKGYIIKAELEEKFECYKYENYKFCLSFQQYQTSRNQFYFSINIHNKNPNFGGPKNLGLFKVTMPIEFDEFLKKVSAYLNEYDITLNGDIIAFTCDDSLTSNGVDFSIVNQTQLCLAQAVQHAVVDRLYRKELIPDNLVYINSDESDEDSMDEIDMTDPFLIREPISINPQLIYRDTIDKVRKLVRYFKNSTSRNAYLQNLVRKKYGKEIHLLMDCKKRWTSMCEMIGRFLKLKELVQKCIQYFEVDLFINDEELRLLTETHDSLVVIKATITALCKPNANLLTADAALRFMLRKLDEQKNNTSLNFALKLREYIKERRSKMSSILQYLHDRYSYNNYEDHDTFVKPSSDEMVDILVSLLKRLKQEKDTEQAEGIPNRKEAYEKSFDDPLGAEDEEELSIEKQLEKEINNTCHDKSPSKKLKSQQLDLKSIVMGEISIYESVGGSRGMYLTTAYEYLLSVVPAIAEAEQYFYASNHAYKTLSNHPDKILNTLFFLRSYFIDQKSEQ; encoded by the coding sequence GTCTACAGAGGAGTTTGTAGAATATTGCAAGAAGCGAAATCCATCATCAACGTGGAATTACTTTCTAACATCCAGCGACCGACAGTCTGCTAAGTGCAAGATATGTTCTCGAGTTATAAAAACATCCGGATCATCCACGAGTGGGTTACATGGACATTTGCGGTCGAGACATAAGATCAAATTGGATTTTGCTAAAAAATGTTCTGAAAAGGCCTCGTCACGAGTCCAGAGTGAAGAACATAATATGACTCTAGATACAAATTTAGTAATAGTTAAGCAAGAACCAATTACAGCCGAGATCTCGTTTGAAGGTGAAGTACAAAACGATGAATCTATTGATGATGAACCTAttgcaaagaaaataaaacaaggaGATGATCGTTCTGAATCTGAATCAATGAAGTTACTTATTGCAAGAATGGCAGCGCTGGATGGAATTTCTTTGAGCAATTTTTGTACGTCGTTGGATTTGCGTTGCCTTTTTGCTAATGTAGGATTTGAGCTGCCAACTTCAGTTGCAGAAGTTATAAACATATTGACCGCAAaaggttatattataaaggctgAATTGGAGGAAAAATTCGAGTgttacaaatatgaaaattacaaattttgtttaagtttTCAACAATATCAGACGTCACGCAATCAGTTTTACTTTTCTATTAATATACACAATAAGAATCCAAATTTTGGTGGGCCAAAAAACCTAGGTCTTTTTAAAGTTACAATGCCAATTGAATTTGACgaatttctaaaaaaagtaagtgcttatttaaatgaatatgacATAACATTGAATGGTGATATAATTGCATTTACTTGTGATGATTCACTTACTTCAAATGGTGTGGACTTTTCTATTGTAAATCAGACACAATTATGTTTAGCTCAAGCAGTACAGCATGCTGTAGTTGATAGACTATATCGAAAAGAATTAATACCAGATAATTTAGTTTACATAAATTCAGATGAAAGCGATGAAGATTCTATGGATGAAATAGATATGACCGATCCATTTCTTATAAGGGAACCCATTTCAATTAACCCGCAACTAATATACAGGGACACAATTGATAAAGTAAGAAAACTTgttcgttattttaaaaactcaaCATCAAGAAATGCTTATTTGCAAAATTTGGTAAGAAAAAAATACGGTAaagaaattcatttattaatggACTGCAAAAAACGTTGGACTTCGATGTGTGAAATGATCGGGCGCTTCTTGAAATTAAAAGAATTAGttcaaaaatgtatacaatattttgaggtggatttatttataaatgatgaAGAATTACGACTGCTGACAGAAACCCATGACAGTCTTGTTGTTATTAAAGCAACAATTACTGCATTGTGTAAACCCAATGCTAATCTTCTAACCGCAGATGCTGCACTGAGATTTATGTTAAGAAAATTGGATGAACAGAAAAACAATACAAGTCTAAATTTTGCATTAAAGTTGAGAGAGTACATTAAAGAGCGGCGTTCAAAGATGTCTAGTATATTGCAATATTTGCACGATCGCTACTCCTATAATAACTACGAGGATCATGATACATTTGTAAAACCATCTTCTGATGAGATGGTAGACATATTAGTATCATTGCTGAAACGTTTAAAGCAAGAAAAAGACACCGAACAGGCAGAAGGAATACCGAATCGTAAAGAAGCATATGAAAAATCGTTTGATGATCCGTTAGGAGCAGAAGACGAGGAAGAATTATCAATAGAAAAACAATTAGAGAAGGAAATCAATAATACATGTCATGATAAATCACCATCAAAAAAATTGAAGTCGCAGCAGTTAGATTTGAAAAGTATAGTTATGGGGGAAATCAGTATTTATGAAAGTGTTGGGGGTAGTCGCGGAATGTACTTGACGACGGCTTACGAATATCTATTATCTGTTGTACCAGCCATAGCTGAAGCTGAACAATACTTCTATGCATCAAATCATGCTTATAAGACACTCAGCAATCAtcctgataaaatattaaatactttatttttcttgaGATCCTATTTTATAGACCAAAAATCAGAACAGTAG
- the LOC123692834 gene encoding uncharacterized protein LOC123692834 → MLARRSILLFLLYSVIVCEAVSENDVEPRGKKKKIALFVFIADLVLKKFFVLKLVYAFIFWLVIHKAGYFLTWFISYLKEQSHHHHHPHHEYGPHYDHSYGPYRRESHGIRS, encoded by the exons ATGCTGGCAAGGAGATCTAttctgttatttttgttatattctgTGATTGTTTGTGAAGCTGTCAGCGAAAACGATGTCGAGCCAAGGggaaagaagaaaaaaattgcattgtttg TTTTTATCGCGGACCTGGTGCTCAAAAAATTCTTCGTTCTCAAGCTGGTGTACGCTTTTATCTTCTGGCTGGTGATCCACAAGGCTGGCTACTTCCTAACCTGGTTTATCAGTTATCTGAAGGAGCAGAGTCATCACCATCATCACCCACACCATGAGTACGGGCCGCATTATGATCATAGCTACGGCCCGTATAGGCGAGAGAGTCATGGGATTAGAAGCTAA